A window of the Polaribacter batillariae genome harbors these coding sequences:
- a CDS encoding aspartate/glutamate racemase family protein produces MTKTIGICAHSYEGGALSFLAACRQGAKLMGQHMHPNIILSAIPMGLSMKGWESGNHDEVAKHLKAGIHQISKSGADFFICPDNTAHIVLENIIEEVPIPGLHIANVVCEEIKKNNWKKVGLLGTKWTMDGKVYPNILNANNLSVLTPIEAVKKKINDAIFDELCQGVFKRETTELFIKAINGLKQDGAECVVLGCTEIPLIINSNNSPLPILDSTRLLSKYAVKLALLNKEIPIKGWINATNKELF; encoded by the coding sequence ATGACTAAAACAATAGGTATATGTGCGCATAGTTACGAAGGCGGTGCTTTAAGTTTTTTAGCTGCTTGTAGACAGGGAGCAAAACTGATGGGGCAACACATGCATCCAAATATCATATTAAGTGCTATACCCATGGGTTTAAGTATGAAAGGGTGGGAATCCGGTAATCATGATGAAGTCGCTAAACATTTAAAAGCCGGAATCCATCAAATTTCGAAAAGTGGCGCTGATTTTTTTATCTGTCCAGATAATACGGCACATATTGTTTTGGAAAATATTATTGAGGAGGTTCCCATTCCCGGGTTGCACATAGCCAATGTTGTGTGCGAAGAAATAAAGAAAAATAATTGGAAAAAGGTTGGGCTTCTAGGTACTAAATGGACGATGGATGGAAAGGTTTACCCAAATATACTTAATGCCAATAATCTTTCGGTTTTAACACCAATTGAAGCTGTTAAAAAGAAAATTAACGATGCCATTTTTGATGAACTGTGCCAAGGTGTTTTTAAAAGAGAAACAACAGAGTTATTTATAAAAGCAATTAATGGTTTAAAACAGGATGGTGCAGAATGCGTTGTACTTGGCTGTACAGAAATACCATTGATAATTAATTCTAACAATTCACCTCTGCCTATTTTGGATTCAACCAGATTGCTCTCAAAATATGCTGTGAAACTGGCTCTTTTAAATAAAGAAATACCCATTAAGGGTTGGATAAATGCAACGAATAAGGAACTATTTTGA
- a CDS encoding serine hydrolase domain-containing protein, which translates to MKCILKFTLLLLGLNLSAQTTDLNTDLFKSKISELAIQELENSRAPSLQIAISLEDSLIFNEAFGLADIENNVPATNKTKYRTASVSKLWTSTVAMMLVDKGLLNLDEPIRNYCPNFPKKEHVITTRQLLTHTSGIRSYMDLEEELKNAENSQDSLDIKNRYRQEMLGEFTRYTEIIKALDNFKNDPLIFEPGTDWHYSSQAYRVLGCVLEGASNLTYQQLTKQYIFEPTSMNNTLEDDAWAIIPNRASGYRINGEKPIRRADMRDVSENLPAGGHLTTASDLILFANSFLNEEYFSSGKIKLMSENYIKSVESNNKKIPLWRYAIPNKENYGYGIMIFPSEDTKRFGHTGRQAGGSAILIMIPEKKLSIAVLTNVKGWNGYISFPKKIEEVISQM; encoded by the coding sequence ATGAAATGCATATTGAAATTCACTCTGTTGCTATTAGGATTAAATCTATCCGCTCAAACAACTGACCTAAATACGGATTTATTTAAAAGTAAAATATCAGAACTAGCTATACAAGAGTTAGAGAACTCAAGAGCACCATCATTACAAATAGCAATAAGCTTAGAAGATAGTCTAATATTTAATGAAGCCTTTGGATTGGCTGATATAGAGAATAATGTTCCTGCAACCAATAAAACGAAATACAGAACTGCTTCAGTTTCAAAATTATGGACATCTACAGTTGCAATGATGTTAGTGGATAAAGGATTATTAAACTTGGATGAACCCATACGAAATTATTGCCCTAATTTTCCTAAAAAAGAACACGTCATTACGACTAGACAACTACTTACGCACACGAGCGGAATACGTTCCTACATGGATTTAGAAGAAGAATTAAAAAACGCTGAAAATAGTCAAGATAGTCTTGATATTAAAAATCGATATAGACAAGAAATGCTAGGTGAATTCACCAGATATACCGAAATAATAAAAGCGCTTGATAATTTCAAGAATGACCCTCTTATTTTCGAACCTGGGACCGATTGGCACTACTCTTCTCAAGCATATAGGGTACTAGGCTGTGTACTTGAAGGAGCTTCTAATTTGACCTATCAACAACTTACTAAACAATATATTTTTGAACCAACTTCAATGAATAACACTTTGGAAGATGATGCTTGGGCGATCATCCCTAATCGTGCTTCTGGTTACAGAATAAATGGAGAAAAACCTATTCGTAGAGCAGATATGCGTGATGTAAGTGAAAACCTGCCGGCTGGAGGACATTTGACAACAGCATCTGATTTGATTCTATTTGCTAATTCATTTCTAAATGAAGAGTATTTTTCATCTGGTAAAATCAAGCTAATGTCCGAGAATTATATAAAAAGCGTAGAAAGCAATAACAAGAAAATACCTTTATGGCGTTATGCAATTCCTAACAAAGAGAATTATGGCTATGGAATAATGATTTTTCCTTCAGAAGATACAAAAAGGTTTGGGCATACTGGCAGACAGGCAGGTGGTTCAGCGATTCTAATTATGATTCCTGAAAAAAAATTATCAATCGCAGTCTTAACGAATGTAAAAGGATGGAATGGTTATATAAGCTTCCCAAAAAAAATTGAAGAAGTTATATCCCAAATGTAA
- a CDS encoding WD40 repeat domain-containing protein — MVRNLKLKTMINMRQFLVIIVTVITIYSCNENYKNRSRLTGINTLSYTDVEYIGIRDSAIVSTYSGRIGKIINGIEKEELFAQIDDEIYSLAYSKERNEIMASTMDSGILVLNATNGKIIKKLKTGASWINDISISSDGKYLMGFNGHHENFVWDVTKNYKPIDYPKDFPNAVVRLGKENIIYHTGGGKLILWYPETGQVKVTKSERGKLVDVNSNGDLLYLNHDELIICTLKDTIRITIKKKHPDWPYYLASRDSIFRIPLQMKLTTAQITKNTVFTGGIDRSIRYWDVATGHLKDELLKHGATISSIKISKDLSQMVSVDLKGGIHYTNLQ; from the coding sequence AAGAAATTTAAAATTAAAAACAATGATTAATATGAGGCAGTTTTTGGTAATCATTGTAACAGTAATTACAATTTATTCCTGTAATGAAAATTATAAAAATAGATCAAGACTAACTGGTATCAATACGTTGTCCTATACAGATGTCGAATACATCGGGATTAGAGACAGTGCAATAGTTTCTACATACTCTGGCAGAATAGGCAAGATTATAAACGGTATTGAAAAAGAAGAATTATTTGCACAAATCGATGATGAAATCTATTCATTGGCCTATTCAAAAGAGCGAAATGAAATAATGGCAAGTACAATGGACTCTGGGATTCTAGTACTTAATGCCACTAATGGAAAAATTATAAAGAAATTAAAAACTGGGGCATCATGGATAAATGATATTTCGATTTCATCCGATGGCAAGTATTTAATGGGCTTTAACGGACATCACGAAAATTTTGTTTGGGATGTTACAAAGAACTATAAACCTATTGATTATCCTAAAGATTTCCCTAATGCGGTAGTTAGGTTGGGAAAAGAAAATATCATCTATCATACAGGTGGTGGAAAATTGATTTTATGGTATCCAGAAACAGGTCAAGTAAAGGTAACAAAGAGTGAAAGGGGTAAACTTGTGGACGTTAACAGCAATGGTGATTTACTTTATTTAAACCACGATGAATTAATTATCTGTACCCTAAAGGACACCATACGAATAACTATAAAAAAGAAACATCCAGATTGGCCCTATTATCTAGCAAGTAGAGATTCTATCTTTAGAATACCATTACAAATGAAATTAACTACTGCTCAGATAACCAAGAATACCGTTTTTACTGGAGGTATTGATCGTTCTATACGGTATTGGGACGTGGCGACAGGACATTTAAAAGATGAATTATTAAAACATGGAGCCACCATAAGTAGTATTAAAATATCAAAAGATCTATCCCAAATGGTCTCTGTTGATTTAAAGGGTGGAATACATTATACAAATTTACAATAA